One window from the genome of Diospyros lotus cultivar Yz01 chromosome 11, ASM1463336v1, whole genome shotgun sequence encodes:
- the LOC127812807 gene encoding uncharacterized protein LOC127812807: MLYDSTRRSEGSNSGRVRRHRGSVPGRRTINRGRVEGHERLYRDYFVTPCVYEGFFRRRFRMSRHLFLRIANEVEQHDPYFIQTTDAVGVLDLSSLQKITAAYRIHAYGTPADSVDEYIRIGESTAILSLRRFVKAVIVVFGDHYLRPPNNSDIT, encoded by the coding sequence ATGCTGTATGATTCAACCAGAAGGTCAGAAGGATCTAATAGTGGACGGGTAAGAAGGCATCGTGGTTCTGTTCCAGGCCGTAGAACAATTAATCGTGGTAGAGTTGAAGGCCACGAAAGACTCTATCGTGACTATTTTGTAACCCCTTGTGTATATGAAGGGTTTTTTCGAAGGAGATTCCGAATGAGTCGTCATCTTTTTCTTCGAATTGCAAATGAAGTTGAACAACACGATCCATATTTCATCCAAACAACAGATGCTGTTGGAGTTCTTGATTTGTCATCCCTTCAGAAGATAACAGCTGCTTACAGAATTCATGCTTACGGAACACCGGCAGATTCTGTGGATGAATACATCAGAATTGGAGAAAGTACTGCCATACTTAGTCTAAGAAGGTTTGTGAAAGCTGTTATTGTAGTGTTTGGCGACCATTACTTGAGGCCACCAAACAATAGCGATATTACTTGA
- the LOC127812943 gene encoding cyclin-dependent kinase F-4-like isoform X2: MERYRVINEVGDGTFGNVWRAINKQTGETVAIKKMKRKYYSWEECINLREVKSLRRMNHPNIVKLKEVIRENDTLFFVFEYMECNLYQLMKGRAKLFSEAEIRNWCFQVFQGLAYMHQRGFFHRDLKPENLLVSKDVIKIADFGLAREIDSQPPYTEYVSTRWYRAPEVLLQSLIYNSAVDMWAMGAIMAELFTLRPLFPGSSEADEIYKICSVIGTPTESDWADGLKLASAIKYEFPQMNSVHLSVLVPSASEDAINLITLLCSWDPLKRPTAIEALQHPFFQSCFYVPPSLRFRTAVNRTPPSGGMRSVLEQKPVRRCSGTLSNSNPANNFIPPKSHVSTTGVQRKLEMNNNNQDATKNYKLPKMAGRQEPRYHPPARSNPASNYYAKVECEVSETAEKLANMRFGSRLPRKQVFPAPMKAGGWHGQSDSFVGRSREVLHPAGRTFTRKVAG; the protein is encoded by the exons ATGGAGAG GTACAGGGTAATCAATGAAGTTGGTGATGGAACTTTTGGCAATGTTTGGCGAGCCATAAATAAGCAGACTGGTGAAACT GTTGCaattaagaaaatgaagagaaaatattATTCATGGGAGGAATGCATAAATCTGAGAGAAGTTAAG TCATTGCGCAGAATGAACCATCCCAATATTGTGAAGCTGAAAGAAGTCATCAGGGAAAATGACACATTGTTTTTTGTGTTTGAATACATG GAATGCAACCTATATCAACTTATGAAAGGCAGGGCTAAGCTTTTCTCAGAGGCTGAAATCAGAAATTGGTGTTTCCAAGTGTTTCAGGGTCTTGCATACATGCATCAGCGAGGATTTTTTCATCGGGACCTTAAGCCAG AGAACTTGCTGGTCTCAAAAGATGTAATTAAAATTGCTGATTTTGGTCTTGCACGTGAGATTGATTCTCAACCACCCTATACAGAATATGTCTCAACACGCTG GTATCGTGCCCCAGAAGTTTTGCTTCAGTCACTGATTTATAATTCTGCAGTTG ATATGTGGGCGATGGGTGCAATAATGGCTGAACTATTTACCCTGCGGCCTCTTTTTCCAGGCTCAAG TGAAGCAGATGAAATCTATAAAATATGCAGTGTTATAGGCACACCGACTGAGAGCGACTGGGCTGATGGACTGAAACTTGCAAGTGCTATTAAGTATGAGTTCCCACAG ATGAACAGTGTCCATCTATCTGTGTTGGTACCATCTGCCAGTGAGGATGCAATCAATCTTATTACA TTGCTTTGTTCCTGGGATCCTTTAAAGAGGCCAACAGCCATAGAAGCCCTCCAGCATCCATTCTTCCAG AGTTGCTTTTACGTACCACCATCTCTCCGTTTCAGAACTGCTGTCAATAGGACACCTCCATCTG GTGGGATGAGGAGTGTGTTGGAGCAGAAGCCTGTCAGGAGGTGCTCTGGGACTCTGTCAAATTCAAATCCAGCAAATAACTTCATTCCTCCCAAATCTCATGTCTCAACAACAG GTGTGCAACGGAAATTggaaatgaataataataatcag GATGCAACCAAGAATTATAAACTTCCAAAGATGGCAGGCAGACAAGAACCCAGATACCACCCACCTGCAAGAAGCAATCCTG CTTCTAATTACTATGCCAAGGTTGAATGTGAGGTGTCGGAGACAGCTGAGAAGCTGGCAAATATGAGGTTTGGTAGCAGATTACCTAGGAAGCAGGTTTTTCCGGCACCAATGAAGGCTGGAGGATGGCATGGCCAATCTGACTCGTTTGTTGGGCGTTCTCGGGAGGTTCTTCACCCTGCTGGAAGAACCTTCACTAGGAAAGTTGCTGGATAA
- the LOC127812943 gene encoding cyclin-dependent kinase F-4-like isoform X1 has translation MERYRVINEVGDGTFGNVWRAINKQTGETVAIKKMKRKYYSWEECINLREVKSLRRMNHPNIVKLKEVIRENDTLFFVFEYMECNLYQLMKGRAKLFSEAEIRNWCFQVFQGLAYMHQRGFFHRDLKPENLLVSKDVIKIADFGLAREIDSQPPYTEYVSTRWYRAPEVLLQSLIYNSAVDMWAMGAIMAELFTLRPLFPGSSEADEIYKICSVIGTPTESDWADGLKLASAIKYEFPQMNSVHLSVLVPSASEDAINLITLLCSWDPLKRPTAIEALQHPFFQQSCFYVPPSLRFRTAVNRTPPSGGMRSVLEQKPVRRCSGTLSNSNPANNFIPPKSHVSTTGVQRKLEMNNNNQDATKNYKLPKMAGRQEPRYHPPARSNPASNYYAKVECEVSETAEKLANMRFGSRLPRKQVFPAPMKAGGWHGQSDSFVGRSREVLHPAGRTFTRKVAG, from the exons ATGGAGAG GTACAGGGTAATCAATGAAGTTGGTGATGGAACTTTTGGCAATGTTTGGCGAGCCATAAATAAGCAGACTGGTGAAACT GTTGCaattaagaaaatgaagagaaaatattATTCATGGGAGGAATGCATAAATCTGAGAGAAGTTAAG TCATTGCGCAGAATGAACCATCCCAATATTGTGAAGCTGAAAGAAGTCATCAGGGAAAATGACACATTGTTTTTTGTGTTTGAATACATG GAATGCAACCTATATCAACTTATGAAAGGCAGGGCTAAGCTTTTCTCAGAGGCTGAAATCAGAAATTGGTGTTTCCAAGTGTTTCAGGGTCTTGCATACATGCATCAGCGAGGATTTTTTCATCGGGACCTTAAGCCAG AGAACTTGCTGGTCTCAAAAGATGTAATTAAAATTGCTGATTTTGGTCTTGCACGTGAGATTGATTCTCAACCACCCTATACAGAATATGTCTCAACACGCTG GTATCGTGCCCCAGAAGTTTTGCTTCAGTCACTGATTTATAATTCTGCAGTTG ATATGTGGGCGATGGGTGCAATAATGGCTGAACTATTTACCCTGCGGCCTCTTTTTCCAGGCTCAAG TGAAGCAGATGAAATCTATAAAATATGCAGTGTTATAGGCACACCGACTGAGAGCGACTGGGCTGATGGACTGAAACTTGCAAGTGCTATTAAGTATGAGTTCCCACAG ATGAACAGTGTCCATCTATCTGTGTTGGTACCATCTGCCAGTGAGGATGCAATCAATCTTATTACA TTGCTTTGTTCCTGGGATCCTTTAAAGAGGCCAACAGCCATAGAAGCCCTCCAGCATCCATTCTTCCAG CAGAGTTGCTTTTACGTACCACCATCTCTCCGTTTCAGAACTGCTGTCAATAGGACACCTCCATCTG GTGGGATGAGGAGTGTGTTGGAGCAGAAGCCTGTCAGGAGGTGCTCTGGGACTCTGTCAAATTCAAATCCAGCAAATAACTTCATTCCTCCCAAATCTCATGTCTCAACAACAG GTGTGCAACGGAAATTggaaatgaataataataatcag GATGCAACCAAGAATTATAAACTTCCAAAGATGGCAGGCAGACAAGAACCCAGATACCACCCACCTGCAAGAAGCAATCCTG CTTCTAATTACTATGCCAAGGTTGAATGTGAGGTGTCGGAGACAGCTGAGAAGCTGGCAAATATGAGGTTTGGTAGCAGATTACCTAGGAAGCAGGTTTTTCCGGCACCAATGAAGGCTGGAGGATGGCATGGCCAATCTGACTCGTTTGTTGGGCGTTCTCGGGAGGTTCTTCACCCTGCTGGAAGAACCTTCACTAGGAAAGTTGCTGGATAA
- the LOC127812503 gene encoding mechanosensitive ion channel protein 10-like codes for MDQKPNSDQVVVFVDQPNNIRTQQSHPAGEPKTTPPPQLPSRAQTLRRLSFSKPKARSVEFNLPPPPYRSIPESEELEPLKPNFSVSDDDYSSDIDDEELEDGEEGTRVQYRKKRRKIRARVLVEWVLFLIILTCLVCSLTITSFKHHQTWGLESWKWCLMVMVLFSGRLVSGWVMGFIVFLIERNFMLRERVLYFVYGLRKSFQNCVWLGLVLLSWTFMFNAKVHKKNKMLKKLFQALVAVLIGATIWLIKIVLVKVLASSFHVATYFDRMKESVFHHYILETLSGPPMDEVALEEEARQQRSHQANSKLRKGKSLSKSKKFGSRRVDMETLKKLSTGSRSSAWSVKRLVNYVRSVGLSTISKTVDEFGRTESEITSEWEARNCAKRIFKNVARPGAKYIEEEDLMRFLTRVEIYTIFPLFEGALETGRITKSSFRNWVVRAYLERKALAHSLNDTKTAVQQLHRLASAVVSVIITVVSLLVMGLATVEVILFVITQLVLVGFMFQNTCKTVFESIIFVFVMHPFDIGDRCVVDGVQMIVEEMNILTTVFLRYDMEKIYYPNSVLLTKPISNFYRSPDMCDTVNFAVDVSTSIESINGLKKAIQMYLESKPKHWSPKHSVIVKEIEDMNKMKMCLCVQHTINHQNYGERNNRMTDLILEMKKMFESLGIKYHLLPQEVHLTQVAAANWRLQPAQA; via the exons ATGGATCAGAAACCAAACTCCGATCAGGTCGTTGTCTTCGTCGACCAACCGAACAACATCAGAACCCAACAATCCCACCCCGCCGGCGAGCCCAAGACTACCCCGCCTCCCCAACTCCCTTCTAGAGCCCAGACCCTCCGCCGCCTCAGCTTCTCCAAGCCCAAAGCTCGCAGCGTCGAGTTCAACCTTCCGCCGCCGCCCTACCGATCCATCCCAGAGTCCGAAGAGCTCGAGCCCCTCAAACCTAATTTCTCCGTCAGCGACGACGATTACAGCAGCGATATCGATGACGAAGAGCTCGAGGACG GTGAAGAAGGAACGAGAGTACAGTacaggaagaagagaagaaagatccGGGCGAGGGTTTTGGTGGAATGGGTACTGTTTCTAATCATACTAACTTGCTTGGTCTGCTCTCTCACCATAACTTCGTTCAAGCATCATCAAACCTGGGGCTTGGAGTCGTGGAAATGGTGCTTGATGGTGATGGTGCTCTTCAGCGGCCGGCTGGTCTCCGGCTGGGTGATGGGCTTCATCGTCTTCCTCATTGAGAGAAACTTCATGCTCCGAGAAAGGGTCCTCTACTTCGTCTATGGACTCAGGAAAAGCTTCCAGAACTGTGTCTGGCTGGGCCTAGTTCTCCTCTCTTGGACCTTCATGTTCAACGCCAAAGTCCACAAGAAGAACAAGATGTTGAAAAAG CTGTTTCAAGCTCTGGTGGCTGTGCTGATCGGCGCCACCATATGGCTGATCAAGATCGTCCTCGTAAAGGTCTTAGCCTCTTCGTTCCACGTAGCCACGTACTTCGACAGGATGAAGGAGAGCGTATTCCACCACTACATTCTGGAGACGCTGTCGGGGCCGCCGATGGACGAGGTGGCGCTGGAGGAGGAGGCACGACAGCAGCGGAGCCATCAGGCGAATTCGAAGCTGAGGAAGGGGAAGAGCTTGTCGAAGTCGAAGAAGTTCGGGTCGAGGAGAGTGGACATGGAGACGCTGAAGAAGCTGAGCACGGGAAGCCGTTCGTCGGCGTGGAGCGTGAAGAGGCTGGTGAATTACGTCCGGTCGGTGGGGCTGTCTACGATCTCCAAGACGGTGGATGAGTTTGGCCGGACGGAGTCGGAGATTACCAGTGAGTGGGAGGCTCGGAATTGCGCCAAGAGGATCTTCAAGAACGTTGCGAGGCCCGGTGCCAA GTACATTGAAGAGGAAGACCTGATGAGATTCCTAACAAGGGTCGAGATTTACACCATCTTCCCTCTCTTTGAAGGTGCTCTTGAGACTGGACGGATCACAAAGTCTTCCTTCCGAAATTGGGTG GTTCGAGCTTACTTGGAGCGAAAAGCCCTGGCGCATTCCCTAAACGACACGAAGACAGCGGTCCAGCAACTGCACAGGCTAGCGAGCGCGGTGGTGAGCGTGATCATAACCGTGGTGTCTCTGCTGGTGATGGGATTGGCGACAGTGGAAGTGATCCTGTTCGTGATAACGCAGCTAGTTCTGGTGGGTTTCATGTTCCAGAACACCTGCAAGACCGTCTTCGAGTCCATCATCTTCGTCTTCGTCATGCACCCCTTCGACATCGGCGATCGCTGCGTCGTCGACGGCGTCCAG ATGATTGTAGAAGAGATGAATATATTGACGACTGTGTTTCTGAGATACGACATGGAGAAGATTTACTATCCCAACTCTGTTCTTCTCACGAAGCCAATTAGCAACTTTTACAGAAGCCCAGATATGTGCGACACCGTTAATTTCGCAGTCGATGTCTCCACTTCCATTGAATCCATAAATGGTCTCAAAAAGGCCATTCAAAT GTATTTAGAGAGCAAGCCGAAGCACTGGAGCCCGAAGCACTCGGTGATAGTCAAGGAGATAGAGGACATGAACAAGATGAAGATGTGTCTTTGCGTTCAACACACCATCAACCATCAAAACTACGGCGAAAGGAACAACAGAATGACGGATCTAATCCTtgagatgaagaagatgttcGAGAGCCTTGGCATCAagtatcatcttcttcctcaagaagTCCATCTCACCCAAGTTGCTGCTGCCAACTGGAGGCTACAGCCTGCGCAAGCCTGA